The following proteins come from a genomic window of Nostoc sp. ATCC 53789:
- a CDS encoding glycoside hydrolase family 15 protein yields the protein MVKILGQGQAFGSPGIDPRWTHANKDGVGTAYSTSSNIWFTIWNGVVTEIYHPTVDSPQVRDLQYLISDGKSFFHEEKRHLESKVEPMWTHGLGYRIINSDPQGRYAVIKEVITDPHLSCILQRTKLTGDSDFISQLQLYALCAPHLEVGGRGNNSYAVQVAGHRILTAEKEGTWLALSATVPFTRLSCGYVGESDGWTDLADNFQMDWEFDSAVDGNIALTGELNLDSTKEFTLGLAFGTNLHNAISTLFQSLNIPFEKQKQLYNEQWKRSRQGIKPLENSSYDQGKLYHNSISLLLAHEDKTYPGALIASLAIPWGEAKDDQDQGGYHLVWTRDMVSSVSGLVAAGETDTAVRSLIYLATSQQEDGGFPQNFWVDGKPYWTGIQLDEVAFPILLAWLLHQQKTCLNFDIYPMILRAAGYLIRHGPATQQERWEENSGYSPSTLASNIAALICAAQFVRERGDEATANFIEEYADFLESHIEAWTVTTEGTLVPGIKRHYIRITPTDINNPQPNENPNQGTLFISSQLPSEPSEFPTKEIVDGGFLQLVRYGIRKPDDPIIVDSVKVIDAVLKVDTSAGPCWHRYNHDGYGQQEDGSPYTGFGKGRAWPLLTGERGHYELAMGGDVKTYIKAIERFASDTCLLPEQVWDEADISENHLYLGKPTGSAMPLMWAHSEYIKLLRSNHDGQVFDLIPQVTNRYLGERKQCKSLEVWKFNRQIDKVKKGYTLRIHTLASFHLHWSDDNWQTVKNTPATSTKLGVNFVDIAIYHNQQQPINFTFFWIESSKWEGRNYTIRIS from the coding sequence ATGGTAAAAATTCTCGGTCAAGGACAGGCTTTTGGCTCACCGGGTATCGATCCTCGATGGACTCATGCCAATAAAGATGGAGTGGGAACAGCTTACTCTACCTCTAGTAACATTTGGTTTACTATCTGGAACGGTGTTGTGACTGAAATCTACCATCCCACAGTAGACAGTCCCCAAGTTCGGGATTTACAGTATCTAATTTCTGATGGAAAAAGCTTTTTTCACGAAGAGAAACGCCATCTCGAATCAAAAGTTGAACCGATGTGGACTCATGGTTTAGGATATCGTATCATTAATTCCGATCCACAAGGGCGTTATGCTGTAATCAAAGAAGTAATTACCGATCCGCATTTATCCTGTATTTTACAACGCACAAAGTTAACAGGAGATAGCGATTTTATTTCCCAACTCCAGCTATATGCTTTATGTGCGCCGCATCTGGAAGTTGGAGGTAGAGGTAATAATAGTTACGCTGTACAAGTTGCTGGACATCGGATTCTCACAGCCGAGAAAGAAGGAACATGGCTGGCGCTGAGTGCAACAGTTCCCTTTACTCGTCTTTCTTGTGGCTACGTTGGTGAAAGTGACGGCTGGACAGATTTAGCTGATAACTTTCAGATGGATTGGGAGTTTGATAGTGCTGTAGATGGCAACATAGCATTAACTGGAGAACTAAATTTAGATAGCACTAAAGAGTTTACTTTAGGACTGGCATTTGGGACAAATCTGCACAATGCAATTTCCACACTATTTCAGTCACTCAATATTCCTTTTGAAAAGCAGAAGCAGCTATATAACGAACAGTGGAAGCGATCGCGCCAGGGCATCAAACCATTAGAAAATAGTTCTTATGATCAGGGTAAGTTGTATCACAACAGCATTAGTCTGTTGTTGGCACATGAAGATAAAACTTATCCAGGTGCATTAATTGCATCTCTGGCTATCCCTTGGGGTGAAGCCAAAGACGACCAAGACCAAGGAGGATATCACCTTGTCTGGACGCGGGATATGGTTAGCAGTGTCTCAGGTTTAGTGGCTGCTGGGGAAACAGATACAGCAGTGCGATCGCTAATTTATCTCGCCACTAGTCAGCAGGAAGATGGCGGTTTTCCCCAAAATTTCTGGGTTGATGGTAAACCTTATTGGACAGGTATCCAGCTTGATGAGGTGGCATTTCCCATTCTCTTAGCATGGTTATTGCATCAGCAAAAAACTTGTTTAAACTTCGATATTTATCCGATGATTTTACGGGCGGCGGGTTATTTAATTCGTCATGGGCCAGCTACCCAACAAGAACGCTGGGAAGAAAATAGTGGTTATTCACCATCAACATTAGCATCTAATATTGCCGCCTTAATTTGTGCTGCTCAATTTGTTCGTGAACGTGGCGATGAAGCAACAGCAAACTTTATCGAAGAATACGCTGATTTTTTAGAATCTCACATCGAAGCTTGGACAGTTACTACTGAAGGCACTTTAGTTCCTGGTATCAAACGCCATTACATTCGGATTACTCCTACAGATATTAATAATCCTCAACCCAACGAAAATCCTAACCAAGGAACTCTTTTTATCAGCAGTCAACTTCCTAGTGAACCGTCAGAATTTCCCACGAAGGAAATTGTTGATGGCGGGTTTTTGCAATTAGTCCGCTATGGAATTCGCAAACCTGATGACCCGATTATTGTTGATTCTGTGAAAGTAATTGATGCAGTTTTAAAAGTAGATACATCTGCTGGGCCTTGTTGGCATCGTTACAACCACGATGGCTACGGACAGCAAGAAGACGGCAGTCCTTATACTGGTTTTGGTAAGGGACGCGCTTGGCCTCTCTTAACAGGAGAACGGGGACATTATGAATTAGCTATGGGCGGCGATGTCAAAACATATATTAAGGCGATAGAACGATTTGCATCAGATACCTGTTTACTACCTGAACAGGTTTGGGATGAAGCAGATATATCTGAGAATCATCTGTATTTAGGAAAACCAACAGGTTCGGCAATGCCTTTGATGTGGGCACATTCGGAGTATATCAAATTGCTACGGTCAAATCATGATGGTCAGGTATTTGATTTGATTCCACAGGTGACGAATCGATATCTAGGCGAAAGAAAGCAGTGTAAATCGTTGGAAGTTTGGAAATTTAACCGACAAATAGACAAAGTTAAAAAAGGCTATACATTGCGAATTCACACTTTAGCATCTTTTCACTTGCACTGGTCAGATGATAATTGGCAAACCGTCAAAAATACACCTGCTACTTCTACAAAATTAGGGGTTAATTTTGTAGATATTGCTATTTATCATAATCAGCAACAGCCCATCAACTTTACCTTTTTCTGGATTGAAAGCAGCAAATGGGAAGGACGCAATTATACGATTAGAATTTCGTAA
- a CDS encoding cation diffusion facilitator family transporter gives MAIDSSKKTIFAAMGANLAIAITKFIAASITGSSAMISEGIHSIVDTSDQLLLLLGIIRSQKTADNSHPFGYGQELYFWTFIVAILIFAIGGGMSIYEGITHLINPSPLEDPMWNYIVLGVAILLEGYSWTVALKEFLPTKGKQSFWQAIKNSKDPTVITILFEDTAAILGLFVALIGIFLGHLFNNVYLDGIASIIIGIILAIVAVVLARESKGLLVGESADPQTIANIRSLSKAEPGVKEVIRVLTMQLAPQEVLLNLELQFSHNLTGEEIALTVESLEAKISQKHPEIKQIFIEAKSLTASRKYSQTSQ, from the coding sequence ATGGCAATTGATTCATCTAAAAAAACAATCTTTGCGGCGATGGGGGCTAATTTGGCGATCGCTATTACTAAATTTATCGCTGCTTCTATTACTGGCAGTTCTGCCATGATATCTGAGGGTATTCATTCAATCGTAGATACTAGCGACCAACTATTACTTTTGCTGGGAATTATCAGAAGCCAAAAAACAGCAGATAATAGTCATCCCTTTGGTTATGGACAAGAACTTTATTTCTGGACTTTTATTGTTGCCATCCTCATCTTTGCCATTGGTGGCGGGATGTCGATTTATGAAGGAATTACTCATTTAATTAATCCCAGTCCGCTAGAAGACCCAATGTGGAATTATATTGTGTTAGGTGTGGCAATATTATTAGAGGGTTATTCTTGGACTGTAGCTTTAAAAGAGTTTTTGCCAACCAAGGGTAAACAAAGTTTTTGGCAAGCTATCAAAAACAGTAAAGACCCCACAGTAATTACAATATTATTTGAGGATACTGCGGCAATTTTAGGTTTATTCGTGGCCTTAATCGGAATCTTCTTAGGACATTTATTTAATAATGTTTATTTGGATGGCATTGCTTCGATTATTATTGGCATTATCTTAGCTATAGTAGCAGTGGTACTAGCGAGAGAAAGTAAAGGTTTATTAGTTGGAGAAAGTGCCGACCCTCAAACTATAGCTAATATCCGTTCTCTGTCAAAAGCAGAACCAGGAGTGAAAGAAGTTATCCGGGTGCTAACAATGCAACTTGCTCCACAAGAGGTATTACTAAACTTAGAACTTCAATTTTCTCACAATCTTACAGGTGAAGAAATAGCTTTAACTGTAGAAAGTTTAGAAGCAAAAATTAGCCAAAAACATCCGGAAATAAAACAAATTTTTATTGAAGCTAAATCATTAACTGCATCTCGCAAATATTCTCAAACTTCTCAATAA
- a CDS encoding permease — translation MNTINPFSDPINGIFLALSMTFSMFWEILWALILGFTLSGIVQAVISKGEMSRLLPDASPKSIAVACGLGAASSSCSYASVALARSIFRKGGNFTAAIAFQFASTNLVIELGIILAVLMGWQFTLAEYVGGLLMIVILVFLFKVFLKPQMVKAAKQQANRGLSGKMEGHANMDMSVTEGSIWQRIFSDKGFTSISHYFVMDWVSVWLDIALGLVIAGALAAWVSNDFWQAFFLTDHPIWSKLWGPIVGPIVAIFSFVCSVGNVPLAAVLWNGGISFGGVVAFIFADLIILPILNIYRKYYGLKISIFLAIAFYAAMVSAALIIEILFQILGLIPQEHNAKVVEASIQFNYTTVLNILFLALAALLVARFFKTGGPNMLKMMNSGSEQEHSEHHNMMHYSAIKRRKKSVRNLPI, via the coding sequence ATGAACACTATAAACCCTTTTAGCGACCCCATCAATGGAATTTTCCTAGCACTCAGCATGACATTTTCTATGTTCTGGGAAATTCTTTGGGCGCTCATTCTTGGTTTTACACTATCAGGGATTGTTCAAGCGGTAATTTCCAAAGGGGAAATGAGCCGACTACTACCAGATGCGTCACCAAAATCGATTGCAGTAGCCTGTGGTTTAGGTGCAGCTTCATCGTCATGTTCTTATGCTTCTGTCGCCCTTGCCCGTTCCATCTTTCGCAAAGGTGGTAATTTTACAGCAGCGATCGCATTTCAATTTGCCTCAACTAATTTAGTCATTGAACTAGGCATTATCTTGGCAGTATTAATGGGATGGCAATTCACTTTAGCTGAGTATGTCGGTGGGCTATTGATGATTGTAATATTAGTATTTCTGTTTAAAGTATTCCTAAAACCCCAGATGGTGAAAGCAGCTAAACAGCAAGCCAACCGGGGACTTTCCGGTAAAATGGAAGGACACGCCAACATGGACATGTCAGTAACAGAAGGTTCCATTTGGCAAAGGATTTTTTCTGATAAAGGGTTTACATCTATTAGCCACTACTTTGTTATGGACTGGGTTTCGGTGTGGTTAGATATTGCGCTGGGATTAGTAATTGCAGGGGCTTTGGCTGCTTGGGTGTCCAACGACTTTTGGCAAGCATTCTTTCTCACAGATCACCCTATATGGTCTAAATTATGGGGGCCAATTGTCGGGCCAATTGTAGCGATATTTTCCTTTGTTTGTTCTGTGGGGAATGTTCCTTTAGCTGCTGTGTTGTGGAATGGAGGTATTAGTTTTGGAGGCGTAGTTGCATTTATTTTTGCCGACCTGATTATACTGCCAATTTTAAATATTTACCGCAAATATTACGGTTTGAAAATTAGTATATTTCTAGCGATCGCTTTTTATGCAGCGATGGTAAGTGCGGCATTAATAATTGAAATTCTGTTCCAAATTTTGGGATTAATACCACAAGAACATAACGCCAAAGTAGTTGAGGCATCTATCCAATTTAACTACACTACAGTGTTGAATATTTTGTTTTTAGCTCTAGCAGCTTTATTGGTTGCGCGGTTCTTCAAAACTGGCGGGCCGAATATGCTGAAAATGATGAATAGCGGCAGTGAGCAAGAACATAGTGAACACCATAACATGATGCATTATTCTGCGATTAAGAGGAGAAAGAAGTCTGTGAGAAACTTACCTATTTAG